The following are encoded together in the Geobacter sulfurreducens PCA genome:
- the rpiB gene encoding ribose 5-phosphate isomerase B, with product MIVVGSDHGGLELKEAVKRLLAERGETFEDCGTDNGNSVDYPDFGIKVARRVSNGEAGKGILLCGTGIGMSIVANKFPRVRAALATDAFMARMAKEHNNANILVLGGRVLEEAVAREMVIAWLDGVYEGGRHQGRLDKIAALERELMK from the coding sequence GTGATAGTCGTCGGTAGCGATCACGGTGGTCTGGAACTGAAGGAAGCGGTTAAGCGGCTCCTTGCCGAGCGGGGGGAAACCTTCGAAGACTGCGGAACCGATAACGGCAACTCGGTTGATTACCCGGACTTCGGCATCAAGGTGGCCCGCAGGGTATCCAATGGCGAGGCAGGGAAGGGGATTCTCCTCTGCGGCACCGGCATCGGCATGTCGATCGTTGCCAACAAGTTTCCCCGGGTGCGTGCGGCCCTTGCCACCGACGCCTTCATGGCACGCATGGCCAAGGAACATAATAACGCAAACATCCTGGTCCTCGGGGGCCGGGTACTCGAGGAGGCCGTGGCCCGGGAGATGGTCATCGCATGGCTCGACGGTGTGTACGAAGGCGGCCGTCATCAGGGTCGGCTCGACAAGATTGCGGCCCTGGAGCGGGAACTGATGAAGTAG